In the genome of Vicia villosa cultivar HV-30 ecotype Madison, WI linkage group LG7, Vvil1.0, whole genome shotgun sequence, one region contains:
- the LOC131615953 gene encoding protein argonaute 4-like, translating into MGSQENDECLPPPPPIVPSDVEPVKIEPEVVKKKGPIRIPMARPGLGRKGNKLPLLTNHFKVDVANTDGYFYQYSVALFYEDGRPVEGKGSGRKILDRVQETYNSDLNGKDLAYDGEKTLFTIGSLAQNKLEFTVVLEDVTSNRNNGNRSPEANGSPNDADRKRVRKSFRSKTYKVEISFASKIPLQAIANALRGNETENYQEAIRVLDIILRQHAAKQGCLLVRQNFFHNDAKNFTDVGGGVLGVRGLHSSFRTTQSGLSLNIDVSTTMIVRPGPVVDFLIANQNARDPFNLDWAKAKRTLKNLRIKTSPSNQEYKITGLSEMPCREQLFILKKKGGGEDETEEITVYDYFVNRRNIPLQYSADLPCINVGKPKRPTYVPIELCDLVSLQRYTKALSTLQRSSLVEKSRQKPQERMKVLSDALRTSNYGSEPMLRNCGISITSGFTQVDGRVLQAPRLKFGNGEDFNPRNGRWNFNNKKIVQPVKITKWAVVNFSARCDVRGLVRDLIKCGGMKGIQVEPPFDVFEEQGHLRRSPPLARVEKMFEIVQSKLPDAPKFLLCLLPDRKNSELYGPWKKKNLAEFGIVTQCIAPSRVNDQYLTNVLLKINAKLGGMNSLLGVEHSPSIPIISKAPTLILGMDVSHGSPGQSDIPSIAAVVSSRQWPLISKYRACVRTQGSKVEMIDNLFKPVPDTKDDEGIIRELLIDFYNSSGGRKPDNIIIFRDGVSESQFNQVLNIELGNIIEACKYLDDKWNPKFTVIVAQKNHHTKFFQPGAPDNVPAGTVVDNKICHPRNYDFYMCAHAGMIGTSRPTHYHVLLDEIGFSADDLQELVHSLSYVYQRSTTAISVVAPICYAHLAASQVGQFMKFEDRSETASVPGGINGSPVPQLPKLQERVCNSMFFV; encoded by the exons ATGGGTTCACAAGAAAACGATGAATGTTTGCCTCCTCCACCTCCAATTGTTCCATCTGATGTTGAACCAGTTAAGATAGAGCCGGAGGTGGTTAAGAAGAAGGGTCCTATTAGGATTCCTATGGCTAGGCCCGGACTGGGGAGAAAGGGCAATAAGCTGCCTTTGCTGACTAATCACTTTAAAGTGGATGTTGCCAACACTGATGGTTATTTTTACCAGTACAGT GTTGCTCTTTTTTATGAAGATGGACGTCCTGTTGAGGGGAAGGGTTCTGGTAGGAAGATACTGGACCGAGTTCAGGAAACTTATAATTCTGATCTGAATGGGAAAGACCTTGCATACGATGGTGAAAAAACTTTGTTCACTATTGGCTCTCTAGCTCAGAACAAGCTTGAGTTTACTGTTGTTCTTGAAGATGTGACATCTAACAG GAATAATGGTAACCGGAGCCCTGAAGCGAATGGAAGTCCTAATGATGCTGATAGGAAGAGGGTTCGAAAGTCCTTCCGTTCCAAGACGTATAAAGTTGAAATCAGCTTTGCCTCTAAAATTCCTCTGCAGGCTATTGCAAATGCTTTAAGGGGGAATGAGACCGAAAATTATCAAGAAGCCATTCGGGTGCTGGATATTATACTGAGGCAACACGCTGCCAAACA AGGTTGTCTTCTTGTTCGCCAAAATTTCTTCCACAATGATGCTAAGAATTTCACAGATGTGGGAGGTGGTGTACTTGGGGTCAGAGGGCTGCATTCCAGCTTTAGAACAACTCAAAGTGGACTTTCTCTAAACATAG ATGTGTCCACAACTATGATTGTCCGTCCTGGGCCTGTTGTCGACTTTTTGATAGCAAATCAAAATGCGAGGGATCCTTTCAATCTTGACTGGGCTAAG GCCAAAAGGACTCTTAAAAATTTGAGGATCAAAACCAGCCCTTCAAATCAGGAATACAAGATTACTGGGCTGAGTGAGATGCCTTGCAGGGAACAACT GTTCATTCTGAAAAAGAAAGGGGGCGGAGAAGATGAGACCGAGGAGATCACTGTTTATGATTATTTTGTAAACCGTCGGAATATTCCTCTGCAGTACTCTGCTGACCTTCCGTGTATTAATGTTGGGAAGCCCAAACGACCTACTTATGTCCCAATAGAG ctTTGCGATTTGGTTTCCCTTCAACGGTACACAAAAGCCCTATCCACTCTCCAACGGTCATCTCTTGTTGAGAAATCTAGGCAGAAGCCTCAAGAACGGATGAAGGTTTTGTCTGAT GCACTGAGAACCAGTAACTACGGTTCTGAACCTATGCTAAGAAACTGTGGAATCTCTATAACTTCTGGGTTCACACAAGTGGATGGGAGAGTTTTGCAGGCACCAAGG cTGAAGTTTGGAAATGGTGAAGATTTCAATCCCAGAAACGGGAGATGGAACTTCAATAACAAG AAAATTGTGCAACCAGTCAAAATAACGAAGTGGGCTGTAGTAAACTTTTCTGCTCGTTGCGATGTGCGAGGACTTGTGAGAGATCTGATTAAATGTGGAGGAATGAAAGGAATT CAAGTTGAACCTCCTTTCGATGTGTTTGAAGAGCAAGGTCATTTAAGGCGATCACCACCTCTTGCACGTGTTGAGAAAATGTTTGAGATCGTTCAGTCCAAACTTCCTGATGCTCCTAAATTTCTCCTCTGCCTGCTTCCTGATAGGAAGAACTCTGAACTTTATG GTCcatggaagaagaagaatctgGCTGAGTTTGGAATTGTTACCCAGTGCATAGCACCCTCTAGGGTAAACGACCAGTACCTGACCAATGTTTTACTGAAGATCAATGCTAAG CTTGGTGGGATGAATTCTCTGTTGGGTGTTGAACATTCTCCATCCATCCCAATTATATCTAAAGCTCCTACTCTTATTTTGGGCATGGATGTTTCTCATGGTTCACCTGGTCAATCTGACATTCCGTCTATTGCTGCG GTCGTGAGCTCGAGACAATGGCCCCTAATATCTAAATATAGGGCATGTGTCCGAACTCAGGGTTCCAAGGTTGAAATGATTGACAATTTGTTCAAGCCAGTGCCTGATACTAAGGATGATGAAGGAATTATAAG GGAACTCCTGATTGATTTCTATAATAGTTCTGGGGGAAGAAAACCCGACAATATTATCATTTTCAG GGATGGTGTCAGTGAGTCTCAGTTCAACCAAGTCTTGAAcattgaacttggaaatatcatTGAG GCCTGTAAATATCTTGATGATAAATGGAACCCCAAGTTTACTGTTATTGTTGCCCAGAAAAACCACCACACCAAATTCTTCCAACCTGGAGCTCCAGACAATGTGCCTGCTG GGACTGTTGTTGACAACAAAATTTGTCATCCCCGGAATTATGATTTCTATATGTGTGCTCATGCAGGAATGATT GGGACCAGTAGGCCCACACATTATCATGTTTTGCTGGACGAGATTGGTTTTTCTGCCGATGATCTACAAGAACTTGTGCACTCTCTGTCCTATGT TTATCAGAGGAGCACCACTGCCATATCTGTTG TTGCTCCAATCTGCTATGCTCACTTGGCAGCTTCCCAAGTTGGACAGTTCATGAAGTTTGAGGATAGATCTGAAACAGCATCTGTCCCTGGTGGAATAAACGGTTCTCCTGTCCCACAGCTTCCTAAGTTACAAGAGAGGGTCTGCAATTCCAtgttttttgtttga